In one window of bacterium DNA:
- a CDS encoding L-lactate dehydrogenase, whose protein sequence is MKVSIIGGGGRVGSTAAFALQLGGFISEMVLVDVAKDLVEGEALDLRHGVSMATPQKIYAGDYQAIEGSDIVIITAGLRRKPDESRLELINRNVTLFRDLLGNVRSQKLADNAILLIVSNPVDILTYIAVKESGLPVERVIGLGTTLDTCRFRSLLAECFNIAANDMKALILGEHGDSMVPIFSSATVNGIALSSYPGYDKAKMDNLFQLTKQSGAEVIRLKGGAGYAVGIAIKEVVNAISLDSKQTLPVSVFQQGALGISDVCLSLPTILTRKGVERVIEPVVSNDERKALQASAEVLKKTLKTVMG, encoded by the coding sequence ATGAAGGTTAGCATAATTGGAGGCGGTGGTCGTGTCGGGTCCACGGCGGCTTTTGCTCTACAACTCGGTGGTTTCATTAGTGAGATGGTTTTGGTTGATGTGGCAAAAGATTTAGTTGAGGGCGAGGCGCTTGATCTGCGCCATGGGGTTTCGATGGCAACACCTCAGAAAATCTATGCGGGTGATTATCAGGCAATCGAAGGTTCCGATATCGTGATTATTACTGCGGGATTGAGGCGAAAACCCGATGAGAGCCGCCTAGAGCTAATCAATCGAAACGTCACACTCTTCCGTGATTTATTAGGTAACGTTCGTAGTCAAAAATTGGCAGATAATGCAATTTTGCTTATTGTCTCTAACCCCGTTGATATATTAACTTATATCGCTGTGAAGGAATCAGGCCTGCCGGTCGAGCGAGTGATCGGTCTTGGCACAACTCTTGATACTTGCAGGTTCCGTTCATTATTGGCTGAGTGCTTCAATATTGCAGCAAACGATATGAAGGCTTTGATTTTAGGAGAGCATGGCGATTCGATGGTGCCGATTTTCAGCAGCGCAACGGTTAATGGAATTGCTCTAAGCAGCTATCCTGGATATGATAAGGCAAAAATGGATAACTTGTTCCAACTCACAAAGCAGAGTGGCGCTGAAGTCATTCGACTTAAAGGCGGAGCCGGTTATGCGGTTGGGATAGCGATTAAAGAGGTAGTCAATGCTATCTCACTTGATTCGAAGCAAACACTGCCTGTTTCGGTCTTCCAACAAGGAGCGTTAGGCATTTCAGACGTCTGTCTTTCCTTACCTACTATCCTCACCCGCAAAGGTGTTGAGCGTGTAATTGAGCCGGTTGTAAGTAATGATGAACGTAAAGCCCTCCAAGCCTCAGCGGAAGTCCTCAAGAAGACATTAAAGACAGTAATGGGATAG
- the greA gene encoding transcription elongation factor GreA — MPAEKIILTPQGYEKIQKTLDDAKKNDRPRIQEALRETRAHGDLRENAGYDEAMINQGRLEAKIRDLEYILDCAQIEERPDNAHEEASLGSNVTVFDTKFGEEWTFTLVGSFEADPTLDHISIVSPVGKAIIGHKVGDTVKVETPGGIQEYEIRGLS, encoded by the coding sequence ATGCCAGCAGAAAAGATTATCCTAACGCCGCAAGGCTATGAAAAAATACAAAAAACGCTCGATGATGCCAAGAAGAATGACCGCCCTCGAATCCAGGAAGCACTTCGAGAAACACGTGCCCATGGCGACTTGCGTGAAAACGCGGGTTATGACGAAGCCATGATCAATCAAGGTCGTCTGGAAGCTAAAATCCGCGATCTCGAATATATCCTCGATTGCGCCCAAATCGAAGAACGACCTGATAACGCTCATGAAGAGGCTTCTTTAGGCTCAAATGTGACAGTTTTCGATACTAAGTTCGGTGAAGAATGGACGTTTACTCTCGTAGGCTCTTTCGAAGCCGATCCCACTCTTGATCACATCTCCATCGTCTCCCCCGTTGGCAAAGCCATCATCGGACATAAGGTTGGCGATACCGTCAAAGTCGAAACCCCCGGCGGCATCCAAGAGTACGAAATCCGCGGATTAAGTTAA